The DNA sequence GAGCCGATACTGGATTCAAAGCTCTCCTCCAAAGGGGGAGGTCTTTCTCTTTTGATCAGCAAAAACATGAGAGCTTCGTCCATTCAGGTAGACAAGGTCTCCGGGGTTTCCGGCTTCATCCTCCCCGGTGACAGGGTGGACGTTATTTTAACGGCTCGCCGTCCCGGAGGAAGCTACGATGACGCCATTGCTAAAACCATTCTCCAGAATGTGGAGGTTTTGGCGGCAGGAGAAAAGACCGAACAGAAAGAGAACAAAGTTATCACCGTTCAAGCAGTGACTTTATTGGTTGATCCTGACGGAGCTCAAGCTTTAGCCTTAGCCTCCAATCAGGGGAAACTTAATTTGGCTTTAAGAAATCCGAC is a window from the Candidatus Zixiibacteriota bacterium genome containing:
- the cpaB gene encoding Flp pilus assembly protein CpaB gives rise to the protein EPILDSKLSSKGGGLSLLISKNMRASSIQVDKVSGVSGFILPGDRVDVILTARRPGGSYDDAIAKTILQNVEVLAAGEKTEQKENKVITVQAVTLLVDPDGAQALALASNQGKLNLALRNPTDEDTVKVGLLSKSGMLKGTFEQKPEPRVVYRVKEVSASKAPTKPDTMIIIKGTKKKSETPAMPETKEENK